In Plasmodium brasilianum strain Bolivian I chromosome 12, whole genome shotgun sequence, the genomic window tttttattaatccactcaaaaaaaagaatgatatataaaattaagtaattGTAAATTGTAATAAAATGATCAAAATCTTTTTGTTAAATGAAACTCATATCTTTAGACAAGTCCATTCAgggtatacatatatatatatatatatatatatatatatatatatatgtataataatattttgtaatgtCGTTGTACTTACTATGTACTACATATACCACTTAAACGGCACTACCTTGGTGGGCGAACCACGattctacatatatacatatataatatatgcatataccaCGGTATACTTCTATATCCatatactaataaaaaatatatatatacatatcttAGAAGTGTAAAATTTTCTAAGATGACAGTgataatgttatatttatttcaatcATGAGGACCCTATTTCATATTCTAAAGAAAAcaaagtataaaatattattacgcctgaaacatatacatatcatGTAAGGACTGATTTTCGatctaaagaaaaaaaacatgacAAGGAAATCTGATGAACATAATTGTTGAGGAAGTTCAAAATGAAGGAGGgcttgtttattttatttgttgtGATCATGGATtcagaaaatatttatttcaaaaaaaaaaataaaaaaaataaaatatatatatatatatatacatataaattaaacagTGCTTTTAAAGGGTGCACCTTACTTCTATgcgcatatgtatatatttatatgtatataacgtatatattgtaactagactaaatattattaatattcgAGAAATTCATTAAATGCCTTTTTCGTTAAACAAACCATATCATACTGTTCGTAAgaccttaaaaaaaagaaaaaggaaggaaaaaaagataaaaaaaaagattagaAATGATCagataagaaaatataagaaaagaatatatatgaaaagaatatgtaagataagaaaatgtaagataagaaaatgtaagataagaaaatgtaagataagaaaatgtaagataagaaaatgtaagataagaaaatgtaagataagaaaatgtaagataagaaaatgtaagataagaaaatgtaaaataaaaaaagatatgataagataaaataagaacatataagaaaatataagatAAGAAAAGATAAATGGCATGTAAAGAACGAAAAGAAAGAGAATAAAATAGATCGAAAACAAAGCGGAATAAGGCAGgcagaaaaataagaaaataaatgctCGTAccgtaaaaatataaaaagagttACAGCTTTTAAAGTTCTGCCCTATGTGCcgaaaaatattgtaaaattttaacatgTCAAAGGAAAGTAtgtttttaacatatatatatatatacatatttatgtacctATGTCGATGTAGAGATAACAAATTTATGGGgctataaaataaatgaatcaGTCCTTACAGTTATCATAATAACAACACGCTAGCAATAATTTTTCtgcctttttttataattattattttattaactcccattttatatacatatatatctacaattcttttttttatttctctcctgaaagattatttttatataaaagctatttttccttctcccttttttactaattctacatatatatatatatatttatttatttattttttatttattaatttattactatttatttttttacatgcaaagttttacaaataaaagaacaaaataaaacataatatataaatacaataatattaacaataaaataataatataattaatatatataaaataaacgcATTTGTTAttcactttttttcattatataatttatttattatttatttttttttttttgttttatgcttattctttctttctcttcttcttcctctttttctctttttctctttccttttttaaaaaaaaaaaaaaaaatattgaaacaGAAAAACGTATGAGAGACCGTTGTCAAAAACAACTTATAGTTGTGTGCATTGGAACGGttgcaaaatttttattttaaataaatataaaaaaaaagtaatatatttatgaaaatgaaCCTAGTGTTAATAAACTgagtatatacgtatacaatttaaataaaagggatatataaaataaattactttagttttgcatatatatatatatatatatatatgaagaaatattttttagcatatattttcatgtattaaacatatgaataatgaaatgatctttttaccaaaaaaaaaaaaattataacttataaatttttatttttcatatacagaatgtaaatatatatattatatacatataaataaattaaatacgCATATTtcagaataatatatatatatacatgtatactttatatttactataaataaagaacttgcatatatatatgtacaatacTATgcatttacgtatatatgtcgTAATAGCttatatgatttatttttttaattttatttttattttcattttcattttaatttttattttaatttattttatttattattattattttatttttttttaccgttgtattaaattaaaatggaacatatttattctttctcttttaaagaatcgaaaaaaaaaaaagaaaatatatattgtgaaTAGCTTTTaattagaataaaaaaagaaaaaaaaagaataaattaatttttcttttttaaacgGCTTAACGGATGCTAGAACTGTTCTTTGTAAATACTTTGCATATGCGTTTCTACTAATTCAAAattatacttacatatacatacgtattatatatagatttacatatatacatataaacttACGTTATAAGTACACTTGATTACaactatatatttgtttatttgagTATGCATAACTGCAAGAAAAAAAgctaaatataaatacaggATTTCACAagtttttctaatatttattttaaatttctttctttatatatatatatatatatatatatatatatatatatttttttttttttttttcttcttttctataattaaaatttttttttttattttttggaaatatTGCAAATGTTGCAAATGTTGCAAATGTTGCAAATATTGTAAATGTTGCAAAAATTTGTtttgaaaaaacatatatttcgTAAAATTCTTAAGTTGCATTTGGAAAAGgtacatatgtacttctatatgtttatgtatatatgaacactTGCATACATATTTGCGATAAATTATTTGGAATTAAGTTAgctaatttttaatttgtttccCTTTTCTTCGACGAATTAAACACGTAAATGTGTACATGCCATTTTGTATACATGCTtacattcataaaaaatatatttttatatatatgtatataatatgtacgcgcggtacatatatacgtactaGTTAccttgttttaatttttagtagTATTGGTAATAGTAGCATTATGATAATTTAGAATATCCTAAAAAAATTTCGATCTATTTTTcctgtatttatataaatatagaaaaatcaTCACTAAGTGTTTTTATACACTTTACAGAATACTCCCTCTTCATTTAGTTTAACCGTTTCTTtgccattttatttttctacaaATGAAtcagaaaaatagaaaaaattaaaaaaatagtgttatattcttatatttctttaatctttaatctttttttttttttttaaaacataatcTTCTGTATTTGCTATTTTTACTGTTTCTTTTTGTTAGATTTGTTCTACATAACTTTGCTATTCGTTATTCGTATGtgtttatgtatgcatataatatttgcATATCGACATACGCACGAGGACCAACTTTTGTTTGCATATTAGCGACTccgtaattttttataattttaaaaaattttttttttttttctgactTGTTAATGCAAAATTTGCAAATTTATTTCTATCTTTTTATGTGTCAAAATTTTGACTTTTTTGGCATAAGAATTAAATGTTTGTAACTTTGTTTGtcttacataaatattttcttttactcgttaatttttatttaaaattttgtccCATTTGTTAATAGTTTATTCTATGAGATATGTGCTCAATTTTGAGCTATTAATTAGCAAAGATACATTATTAAATTGATTAtactatataaatacaaacatacgtGCGCCCGTAAATAAGCGCATACCTGCTAATATACGTGTACACCTGCTTCCATACGTGCATACCTACTTACCCACGTACACCCATACGCGCCCAtctacttacatatatatatttatatgtaccgCTATTTATGCGCCCAAGTAGAGAAATACAAAGGACAAGTTAGCAGTAGTTTAGAAGGAAAGATGAAAGAAAAGAAGGTGGAAGAGATAAGGGTATTTAGAAAGGAGGTGAAACCAGCTAAAGATGAAATAGTAGCAAGTGGAAAAGTGGAAGAAGGAAAATGTACTACAAAGAGTACGTTGGCTGACAGTGATGAGGATTACTCTATCATAACATTGTGCACAAAATGTTTATCAAAGAAAACAGAAgagaataagaataaaacaatattGGACAGTAAAGCTTTTAAGGATAACCGACTTAAAGGTCGTTGCAGTGTAAGTAACACATCTGATCCATTATCtcatcatttaaatttatccCCCTATTTTGATAGATCCCAAATAGTTCAAGAAATAATTCTTATGAACAATAACGAATTATCAGATGTATATGAACTAGACAGGTATAAATTAGGTAAAGGATCATATGGTAATGTAGTAAAAGCTGTTAGTAAGAAAACAGGACAACAAAGAgctattaaaataattgaaaaaaaaaaaatacataatatagaaagattaaaaagggaaatattaataatgaaacaAATGGATCATCCAAATATTATAAAGTTGTATGAAGTATATgaagataatgaaaaattgtaTTTAGTATTAGAATTATGTACAGGTGGAGAGCTATTtgataaaattgtaaaatatggAAATTTCTCAGAATATGaagcatataaaataatgaagcaAATATTTTCTGCTTTATATTATTGccatggaaaaaatataatgcataGAGATTTAAAAccagaaaatattttatatgtagaTAGCTCTGAAGATTCCCCTATACAAATAATTGATTGGGGATTTGCTAGTAAATGCATGAACAATCATAACTTAAAATCTGTAGTTGGAACTCCTTATTATATTGCTCCAGAAATactaaaaggaaaatatgataaaagaTGCGATATATGGAGTAGTGGAGttattatgtatatcttATTATGTGGATACCCGCCATTTAatggtaaaaataatgatgaaatattaaagaaagtaaaaaaaggggaattTGTATTTGATGCTAATTATTGGTCTAGAGTTAGTGATGATGCTAAAGATTTAATATGTGAATGTTTAAATTACAATTATAAAGACAGAATAGATGTTGAAGGTGTTGTAAATCATAAGtggtttaaaaaatttaaaacaaataatatttctattaataaaaatttaaatagaacattaatagaaaaatttaaagaattcCATAAATtgtgtaaaattaaaaaattagctGTCACATGTATTGCTTAtcaattaaatgaaaaagatataggaaaattgaaaaaaactTTTGAAGCTTTTGATTATAATGGAGATGGTGTATTAACAATATCAGAAATTTTCCAATGTCTAAAAGTTAATGATACTGAATTAGATAgagaattatatttcttactAAAACAACTAGACACGGATGGTAATGGTTTAATTGATTATACAGAATTTTTAGCTGCTTGTATTGATCACAGCTTATTTCAACAAGATGTGATTTGTAGAAATGCTTTTAACGTTTTTGATCTTGATGGAGATGGAGTTATTACAAAAGAGGAgttatacaaaattttatccTTTAGCGCTGTTCAAGTTTCATTTAGTAAGgaaattattgaaaatttgATAAAAGAGGTCGATTCCAATAATGATGGGTACATTGACTACGAggaattttacaaaatgatGACAGGTGCTAAGGAGTAATGCCTTCGGCAGCGAACTCCGAAGGTGTGAGCAGTGAAAACATTATATCGCCCCACGTTACGTACGTgcattcacatatatatacgagtTCGTAAAAACATTGCATCGTTTAGCCTTACATAACCACATACGCATTTTACACATAACAATTTTACCCATCCGAATATTCTTCAAATTTAGAAATACAACAATATAATAGtacaaaaatacaaatacaagGCGTGCAATATCTCACTAAATGCCCCCCCCACTTCCCTCTCGTCGTACTTTCACATTCTGATATGCGCTGAGAAGTTTCCACTTTTTGGCATTGCATCTTTTATCCATTATTTGTCTCTTCGTTATAATTTACTTAATTTGTACagaccttttttttttttttttttttaagctaCATTTTATTCTTCAATTTACGCTACATATATGTCCTCATAcactattaatattttttgactctcttttttatattctcttttgattatattaaatgattGTGAAAGAAAACAACAGCgccccttttttttgttcattcgAAAATTTAGTCTCCATTAGAAGTTAGCGACTTTTTATCCTTTTGTTTACGTGTTACCACcacatttttccttttttccaaATTTGTACTTTTGATTTTTGTAAGCTGTTCTTTtaagtacatttttttccctttttaaatataattttttttttttttcgttatcataaaataaatagctCTCTTGTTctgataaaaattatttattcttttattatttttaaaaattatgtttctataataatttgcttttaccattttaaaaaattatatgccTATAATAAtacgtttttattatttaaaaaaatgatctGTCCAGAATTATATGATTTTCTactatttattcttttcccCCCTCCTAACAGCTAACTATAGCTagctttttgttttttggttttttggtttttttcttcctttaatttatttagcattaattttaacttgtgtaaaaaaaaaaaaaaaaaatttatttaaatttttaacatGAACAACAAATGTACTATAAATTTCATATCATGTTATCTGTTAAATTTTGGGTTTTTTGTGAACATCTTATGAGAGCTTTACCAATTTGTAATAGGAAACGTACCGCAGGCAAGTATGAATTATGTAAATGTGTAAATTTGAATGATTAAGCAAAGGGGTATATATACGAACGTGTATGGTAGTATTCACGTACCTAGTAAGTTACCTGAGCATAAACAACATACGAACAAGGATAAAATCTCCAAAGTTGTATATTCCAACTTAGCAAAATAAGACGTGTGCAAAatggtttaaaaaaaatttatcgtTTTaccaaaaatttaaaaattcttttaaaaattgaagtGCTCAcattatatatctatatatatatatctatatatatatatatctatatatatatatctatatctatatctatatatatatgtatatatatctatctatatatatatatgtatatatatgtatatatataacatatatatgtatgtacacatgGGCGAAGTAGcgaattaattttaaacaatataacaaaaaaaaaaaaaaaaaatacaattaatACGATAAATGcgataaaataagataaatacGATAAATGcgataaaataagataaatacGATAAATGcgataaaataagataaatacAATTAAATGCGATAAAATCGATAAAATGCTATAGAATACCAAATAAGGTTATTCTTCGAGAACTTATCATGCTCATTAACATACAGTGTACATGTCCGTACAACACCGCGTAATTCTTCTCGTGCTTGTTTAGAACTTGGATTTTTGCTCGGAAATTTGCCTGTTCAGAatgatcatatttttttctaatctGTCGTacgcattttttttaatttccgACCATTGTAAATCGGATATCATACAACTATTTTGAggctttgttttttttttaagaatattaaaatcattttttaaatcatttaatttaatttttatgtaatcatatttattatcacttaaaattttttgttcatatggACACATTTTAATAGGCATGGAATAAATATCCACATCATTTACTATTTGGAAATTCGATCTTCCTTCAATAccttcattaaaataaatttgctCACGCATTGGTATTACATTCATATCGtctatataagaatataaagGATAAACTTCATTCTTATCTATCTGAAGAGGTGTTAATGCTTCTATTTCACCAAATACCCAACCTAATCTCCTTAAGGTTGTACatgcaaaataaaagtagTCAGATGGCAATTTATGTTTTGTATAATACTGTAATCTCTCttctaatatttttgatCTATGTGTTATATAACATACCCTTGCATTTGTTTCAGataattttgtttcttttatcatatattcaAGTGAGCTTATTAATTCCTTCTGTTCttcttcattatatttataacactgttcataaaattttatttttgtctgacataaaataattaatttatgtaaataatcAAATATATCTCCAATTTCaacaatttcttttattgtttttattttttccttatatctATCTTCTAGTTCATAAAAACGttcattcattttgtttatttcctcttttaaatttttattatttaatactaTCTTTTGATATCTTTTATTTgtgttaaaattaattaatgttattttCTCTGGTTCTGTACAAGCTTCTTCATATGTTATcattatatcttttatttttttttctagtacgctattttccatttttaagtCATTCATTAGTTTTATCTTCTTTTCAGATTCATTTGTCAAGTTTTTTATTCTCTCCTTAAGTTCCTTATTTTctgcacaaaaaaaaaaaaaaaaaaaaaaaaaaaaaaaaattaaattttacctTACGTGTGCAAGCAGAGTTAATCTTTCTAGTctttaaagaaatttttttttctatttgtgCTATGTACACAGAAACGTATGTGAATTCTCCTAGACTTAGAAGAATGACTACATCGGTAAACGCATACAGTCATGTATTTATGCAAAGTACACCTCGATACACATATACCGGTGCACATGTACTTTTTGCCGTTACCTTCAATTTTTAAGCCCATTTCGTTATGTATAAACTCAAtttctgttatttttttctgcaaAAATTCATCTGCACTTTTGATGTTCACATCAGCTGCTATTTGCAGGCGCTTATTTTTCGTCCTTATATTTTCTACGTCCACCTgggtttaaaaaaaatttcgcaTTTGGCTGCATTCATTATTGCACTGTTGTaaacatgtatgtatgtacggaTATAAGCCttaatgtataaatacatgCCCTCCAAGaggtataaatgtatgtagcatgtatgtatgcatgtatgtatgcaagtatgtatgcatgtatgtatgcaagtatgtatgcatgtatgtatgcaagtatgtatgcatgtatgtatgcatgtatgtatgcatgccTATCTAAGGACATCATTTGCAGtgaacatgaaaaaaaaaaaaaattactacaGTTCTTTCATAAATGGACGTTTTAAACATACCTTCAAGGATCTTATTCTCTCATTCAAGGTAGCTATTTCGATAtccctattttttatttcaatatcTTTAAGTTTTTTGACATTATCTGCATTACTTTTTATGTCttcattttcttctattaaaatttttatgttgttatttattgttgtaaaatttgaattattCAAAGTCTTTacccatttttttaaaagccCTTTATCACTTtgataaaatgtataaatgttATCTTCAATATACGGACaagtttttatttgtat contains:
- a CDS encoding calcium-dependent protein kinase 5; translation: MKEKKVEEIRVFRKEVKPAKDEIVASGKVEEGKCTTKSTLADSDEDYSIITLCTKCLSKKTEENKNKTILDSKAFKDNRLKGRCSVSNTSDPLSHHLNLSPYFDRSQIVQEIILMNNNELSDVYELDRYKLGKGSYGNVVKAVSKKTGQQRAIKIIEKKKIHNIERLKREILIMKQMDHPNIIKLYEVYEDNEKLYLVLELCTGGELFDKIVKYGNFSEYEAYKIMKQIFSALYYCHGKNIMHRDLKPENILYVDSSEDSPIQIIDWGFASKCMNNHNLKSVVGTPYYIAPEILKGKYDKRCDIWSSGVIMYILLCGYPPFNGKNNDEILKKVKKGEFVFDANYWSRVSDDAKDLICECLNYNYKDRIDVEGVVNHKWFKKFKTNNISINKNLNRTLIEKFKEFHKLCKIKKLAVTCIAYQLNEKDIGKLKKTFEAFDYNGDGVLTISEIFQCLKVNDTELDRELYFLLKQLDTDGNGLIDYTEFLAACIDHSLFQQDVICRNAFNVFDLDGDGVITKEELYKILSFSAVQVSFSKEIIENLIKEVDSNNDGYIDYEEFYKMMTGAKE